The DNA segment ataaaatatttctttctagtaaattttgtattgtaagattttattttatttcgaGAAAATTAATTTCCCACTTTATTCACGTAATgttttcataagaaaaaaatttggattaaaACTATTTCTAACAATTCTTGTTTGGTAggtatgttatttttttaagattaaaaacaaatataagaaGCAGAATTTTccaacttttatatttttggaaaactatgtattttactatttttgaCTAAGTACAGTTATGACAATTcttgataattaaaattaataatcagATTAAGCCTTATTAAAACGATTTCAATGTTGACCTTAATTCTATTACATTGTTCagctaaattttaattattttataatagcCAGATCGAGCATATTAatttacatattaaaaaaagaaaatatacttataatattttataaggtTTTGTAAgttacttttctatttttattatttgccCCTTTTTTACAACccttattttttgttatttctctcaaaattacatattttgttGTCTGAAATTTATGTATAACTACGATTATCTTTaaagataatataaatatagtttGAAAAGTTTGTAGAATATGTGTGGTGTTGTGAAGAGTGAGATAAAATCTTATTTGTATAGTTATATGCTTCAAAACTTCCACTTAAAATAGTATTTTGgacaagaaaaaaatgttataatttttttagtaacttATTATAGTTAGATACGGCATTGGAACATCATAGAGTGGAAAATATTACATTAATGTTTCtgtcattttcttttaaaatatctaTTTGTGATTCTTTCATCTAAGTTCCTTTAATGCATAAAAGTCCAACCTACTTTACATGTTCTTAGAAGTTATTAAgagaaaaagtattaaaatttataaacttttatgcTTGCTATCTTGTTTAATAACCTATTACTATTTGTGTGATTTATAATAAGTCCTAACTAATAATAGAATGTAAGTTAGAAACAATATATTAAAGAATATGTtgctaacaattttttttccatcttAATATTACAAATTCCTTCTAAAATAATTGtagtttaagattttttttcttacgtAAATTAGCAATTTCactaattaataatgttatttttatccgccacaaatataaaaaaatatataagttttttttgtctttaatcaaatatttagagttaaattgataataaattttgttgttctattgaatatttaaaaaaatattttttaattaagtgtTTATCATTTAATTTCTCTATTAATTAAGTGACATTATAATGATATTATCCATCATCTTACTTACATATCTTCCTTCACGTGTTAAAAGATATAAGATTTTATgattaacataaaataatattattgttaatataaaataataaataatttattgctATTGAAAATATGTAATATAACAATGTCATTTATTGATTGTCACACTCTTTTGACACTACCTTTGACGTACATGATTATCcaatacatttttaataaaaataataaaaaacagttatattttacattaacgataatattattttataagtatAAATCATCAAATTTTTCAACACGCGAAGACAACAAGTAAATAACATCACATtgataacaaataaattaaatggtagaaacttaattgaaaaatataaaaataacgaATACTCAAtacacaaaaaaattaataaaaactcaattaaaaaaaatcaaatttacaataaatttaaaacttaattaagaaataaaagaaagatgaatatacattctaatatattttataataggttaaaaagtataaagttggaaataaaagaaaaatagatatatttatattttcttcataATTTGATTTTCCACCCCAAAGAAAAGTGTGGCTAATATTATTTAGCCTTTAAACCTAATATGTGGTTGAATGTACGTGACCATTGGTTTGGAGGTAGAGTCAAATTAAGAAATATGACCTAATATTGCACATCATCATCATCTCCACATTTCTCTTTTCATCCATTCACCATTTCTTCTTCCCTGTGCATTCTGTGGTCCTGCATCTTCAACACTTTACAAATTATTATACTATGTTTTCTGGCAGAGGATCCAACCACCTTTTACAAAgtgttttttctttctctaataCCGtttacaaagttttttttttctctaatcttcatttttttttcaggtCTAAGGAGgatattttaaatctatttaatttgtaattaaaattgtaactacaaattgtattttttttttagaaaaataaaacatttataaaaaactGGTTTAGTTAAGGTTGAGTTATCACAAATTTAAAAGTTTGTACCCTAATTCGGCAATGATAAGTTTTATGAATTCAAATTTTTTGATATGATATATCAGATGGCTAAGTAAAgctatattttattatgaatttgTTGGAATGTAATTGAACCCTAATGAAAGAATGATATTAGAATATAATGTAGTGTTAAAAGACCTCATTAGGTGACAAAAACAAAGAAGTAAGAAATGGATGACAAAAATGTAGTTGTCTCTTATCTCATTGTTATTTagttttttgtttctttaattaatttaagaGGAATCTGTGGGATTGGACACTTTCATTTGTCTGTAAGTATCTGTTAATTATTTGTCTCTTATGTCATTTTACTTTGTCTTTAACATTTAACATTTTCAGACATAGTTCTTAAATTAATAGTATACAAGTGTCAATACAATGTTTTTTAGTGAGTAAAAAAACAACTAATTATATTAGTACAATTTACTTTATATTATACTCTGTACATAACTATATATCTACCCACAAAAATacacaaatatataatattatatacaaaagtTTGATCACTTTTTAAGAGtttagaatataaaatgaaGTCGATGAATTATCATAAAAAGTTACCTTTTTTCTATCTGTAAATTTAAATGGAAACAATTAATTCCATGGTGTTTGTTTTGGCTGTATAAACATAACTATGGTTATAACCGTGATTAAtccatttttcaaataaaagaaaatgtatTCCGGAAATACATTAAGAGAAAATCTATTCTAAATCCTCAAATTGCCTTTATTTATGCCAGATGGGAGATCTGAGCAAGTGCAATTCATGGTTCAATGTACATTACCTTCTCAAAtgaaaaacaaatcaaatcactaaaagCACAAGATGATTGTAAGCTGTATCAAGAAGATGGTACATCTATAGTTGAAAATTTCTGCTACAAAATGATTCTAAGGTTTATTTTATTAGATCAATTTATGCTGCCAACAGGACTGCTGAGTGTTGATCCATGAAAAAAAGAATTCAATATATAGGAGTCCCTGGCAAGCAATGATCAACCAGCAGTGGCTGAGTTCTTTTCAGCTGCATTCTGAAGCACTTTGAACAGCTCGTTATATGGCAGATCTCGTTTTCAAAACTCCCACGACTAGTCTGAGATTCAGAGAAGCAATAATTCAAATCATCAATAACAGAAGATTTTGGTacattaaattataaatctaaGAATGTTTTATGGACATGTAGGAAATTGAGCAGACAAATGCATGTTTTAGTGCATGATGATACGTATGAGCTAATTGATTAGGCAGGTGAAACtcattatgattttaaattatgGGTAGAGtgcaaagaaaaaaattcaaacaaataatAAGCCACGTGAACAAAGACAATTTGGATTTACCAGAAAGCTAGATGACCAATGATACCAAATCATGATGCAACTGTCATCCAAATAGATGTATAATTTCTCAATTTAATGTACAACCACAAAAGAAGACACATTAAATATTCTCTTTAGGGAAATAAGACTAAAAGGTCCACCTATAATTTAAGtaatttaattgttttcttCTACTTTATTCAGGTTAGACCTCATCTAAATCTAAGGTTGGACATGTTATTCTGTGTGCAATTCTTTGATGCACCTTAATATTATTGAAAAGTAAAAGGGAAACAAACAAGTCCTTACCATTGTGTCATACTACAAATATCTTCAAAAATAGTCTGCTAAGAAACCTTCAATAGTTGGTGAAATGCTTCCTGTGGTATATCAACAGAACCAATACGCTTCATTCTCTTCTTTCCTTCTTTTTGCTTCTCCAATAGCTTCCTTTTTCGTGTAATATCACCACCATAACACTTGGCAAGAACATTTTTCCTCATTGCAGAAATCCTACAATCAATATGTAGAGTTTAAGCTTGACAACAGATGATCAGGGTGCTTAATTTATTGCCCTTTGTTTCTCTCAAGAGGGTCTAAAATCCACctataaaaaaacttttggaAGATGTTGAAATATGGATGTAAATATTGCACATTTACTGTTCAACAAATATAGATTgattgaataataaatatagattTGTTTGTAAGAAATCCCTACAATATAgatttgtttttcctttaatacCAATGCATTGTTTcttttctatataaaaaaaaagtaattccATAATTATTGCTTACTGCCTAAACATCTTTTCACATAAGACACAACAAATACTAATCaagattattattttcatatcaGGAGCTAAAGGTTTTAAACCAACCATCCCAAAATGATACTTTAAGAAAGAAGCTTACGTCTCCCTTGCTATGATTTTTGACCCAATGGCAGCTTGTATGGTTATCTCGAACATTTGCCTGATCAAAATTAAGAGCTATTTTGGGGTGATTGCAAACTAAAGAAGCAGCATGAAAAATACACAATcgttaattaaagaaaaagacCTGTCTATGACAGTTTTCAATTTCTCTGTCAATTCCCGCCCAACACGATATGCTTTCGTGTTATGAACTATGGTTGCCATTGCATCAACTGGTTGTGCATTCAAGAGAATATCAAGTTTTACCAGATCAGCTTGTTGATAACTGTAATTACACCCATTGAATGCATTATAAGGTAGTAAGTAAGCCAATCCAAAGTATGAAGTTATTTCCCTATCCAACTTGATGACATGACAGCCAATAAGTACAAAATAAACCACAAATTATTTATCAAACATAATTATATGAGTATGCACATGGTACAGTATATCCATCAGGTATCACACCATTTTTGTACAAATCTACATTTACATGTACCACATAATTGTTCCAAACACTACATGTCATTAATGCACCTAGGTAAATAAAAGTGGGTGCACAACAATAATCATGCAGAAAATTATAGGGTGAGAGAGGGAGCAGGGTACATACTCTGAATCCTCGTAATCAAATGATGCATAGCCTGATGTTATACTCTTCAATTCATTGTAAAAGTCAATAACAATTTCTCTCAGAGGCAGGCGGTACTTCATGAATACCCGTTGACTGCAGAAGAGAAAGTTAAACATTTATTGCTTCAACCACAGATAAATTGATGAACCAATGTAGCAAAATTTGTCAATTTTTGTGGATGATCATGAATTATGAGCATAATATCCCAAAAAATCAAGACACTTTTCATTTGATGGATAATTGAATATAGTAATGGAATGGAAACTCTCCTAATTTTACCTGTCAATGAATGAATACTCCAACTGCTGACCTCGACGCTCAGAGACAAGGGTAATAACAGGTCCCACATACCTTAAATCACCAATAAATTAAGATAGCAAGCATCAGGCTCTGGTGCAGTAAATAAATTATACCCAGGGTTGTAAAGAGCTTACTCACTAGGAATGATTATAGTAGCCATTACTGTTGGTTCCCAACAGGCTGTCACTTTTTGCTTGGGATTAGAGGGTAATGAAGCAGGATTCTGAACTTCTAACTTGCTGAAAAGCACAACTAGAGTCTTAGCAAACCATAGCAGAATTAGCCTGATAAATGCAAGTCTGTTATCTACCTTCCATcagaaaactcaaatatgtaAGGCACAGTAGGAACAGTTGAGATAATATGAGCTCCATACTCCTGTTTACAGAAACATAATATCGATCACCAACATACCATGCTTGAAGACGGGTAAAAAACTTAAGTTCTGTCCATTCCATGAAAAATCACATTCACTTCAGATACCTGTTCAAGTCGTTGATGAAAAACATCCATGTGCAGGAGGCCTAAAAACCCACACCTGAGCAAACATAATTGGAAACATAAATTATTCCAGATGAAGCTAATGTTTCATTTTTTCCGGAACCAATCTCATTTCTTTCTTTTAGTAATAGATACCAGACCTGAACCCCAGACCTAGAGCCGTGCTAGTTTCTTTAGCAATAGAGACACTGGCATCATTGCATGTCAACCTCTCTATTGCGTGATTTAAAGCTTCAAAATCAGATCCATCTGCTGGATAAAGACCAGAGAACACCATATGTTTTGCTGGCTTGAATCCTACAGTTTAAATTATCAAATAACTCAAAAACAACACACTTAGGACCAAGAAATGCACCcataatactaaaataaaacaataacatTCTCATACAgatggagaaagaaaaaaatacaataccACATGATCATTTAGGTATTATTTTTTACAGGAAAAATAATAATGGTCAAGCAATGAaatgtcattttattttcagcaAGTCCATTTAGTACCTACAAGTGCAGCAAGTGTGAATGTGGCAGCATACATGAATTAAAAGATTCTGTGCAGCAAAGAGCAGTATGAATAGTCTACATGCATGGATCTATGTTGTCTGACTATACCTGGAAGAGGCTTTACGACAGTCCGAGTACGGTAAATTGTATCACCAACACGGGCCTCTTTAGTTGATCGCATGCCACTTACAACATAACCAACTTGTCCAGTAAGCAAGATACCAGTAGGCGTAAGTTCAGGATGCATGATGCCTATATCTAAAGCTTCATACGACTGACCAGTAGCTGAAGACGAAATCTTATCCCCCTTGCTCAGGACACCATCAACAACAGCGACATGACATATTACCCCTCTGTATTCATCATAATATGAATCAAGTAAAAGCATGCGAAGAGGAGATTCACTCCTCCCAGGAGGGGCAGGTATGCGCTCTATGACTGCCGGAAGGATTTGCTCAAGACCCACTCCAGTTTTAGCAGATGTTAGCAGTGCATCATTTGGATCAAGATCAAACATTGATTTCAATTGGGCTTTAACACGATCGGGATCAGCAGTTGGCTGATCAATCTTGTTTATTACAGGCACAATTGTTAGGTTAGACTCAAAGGCAAGGTAAAAGTTAGCAACAGTTTGTGCTTGGACTCCCTGAGCAGCATCAACAACCAAAAGCACACCTTGACAAGCTGCCAATGATCTGGACACTTCATAACTAAAATCAACATGTCCAGGAGTATCAATAAGATTCAGCAAAAAATTAGGTGACTCCTTTCCATCACTGCAATCATCACCATTTACACTGTGCTTATAGAACATTGTTGCTGTCTGGGCTTTAACCGTGATTCCTCTTTCTCTCTCCACCTAAGACATGTTAAACTTCACTAACAAAACACAcatgacaaaacaaaataagaaatacAACACATCccactaaaattttaatttctataaattgtttagtaaaaaatgttttacatTATCAACCAATCAGACATCACCATATGTATAAGTTTAGAGAAATTATTACAAAAGTCAACAATTTTTCCCTACTCAGAAATCAACTATGTAATGAGGCcgtaaaatcattttatttacaACATCAGTGtattcaaattaattattttcgtTCAATCAACAAGCACAGTCAGTATAAACTTTATAGTTTCACCAAGAAGGCCGTGGCTTGTGGTTATTCACGGTAGTTTGTGAGTAATGACAGTTTACAATGACattgaatatattattttttccatCTTTTCAACCAACCCATTGTCTCATTCCACTTCAAATAGTTAACccaacaatttttaaattttggacGATACCCATTTTACCTAACAGTGCAACAAATCATACCCAgatgaaaaaattgaaaatttccAGCAAGAAACAGTACCTGCAATTTATCAAGATACTGGGGCTGGCCATGGCCTTTCTTAATGGTTCCAGTGAGTTCTAAAAGCCGATCAGCGAGGGTGGACTTGCCATGATCCACATGCGCAATGATTGAGAAGTTTCTAATGAGATCTGGAGGGTATTGGCTCAAATCTATGTTGCTTTTCTCCCTCGTGGTGGTGCTGTATTGGCGTGACTGTGAACAGAACAGTTCACGCCTCATAGAAAAGCGTTCATGGGTTATTCTGTTGGTTAATGggttgaaattgaaattgaaactgCATAACAACGATAAGTAATTCGATTGCCTTAGGGTTTTGGAAGCTTTGCTCAGATAACCCATTTCAGGGTCTTGTGTGAAGCTGCGCTAACCAGAAGGAGAAATGAGAACAGAGATGTGCTTCTTTTGATTGAAAACGGCGTCGTTTGATCCAGAGGTATTGGGCTGGGCTCTCGTGAGAAAATGGTCTAGGGAGATTgcttatatattttaaagtaagttaacttttactttttataggtttatttaatttatttgttataaaaataaacgttttctatttattttgataaaattagaaatctgaaataaattatttttaaaatttacttacTTCAATAACATAACACctcttttaaatttgatatactaaaaattagttatttcaaaaatacttattttaaaaataagtttatattTCTTCCTCTAATTTCTCTTCACACTGCTATTCTTTTTAATGTAGTTTTTACATTCAACTACCACTTTTTACTtagtttaattatttgttaatatattaggtcattttatttatatacactAAATTTTGACTAGCTTTGTTCtgaagcttttcaaacaaaagtgGTGTCATTTTCAAAACTTTGACGAAAAGATTGAGATTCAGAACATCAATGATTTTCACAACTTTGTTATGCTTCATTATTGATTTGATATCACTGTCAGAAAAATTGCACACAGAAGATTGATGACAAGAAGATGCATACAACTTGAACAATAGTTTATCAttttcagaataatatcactCTCACAAACAAGTACAATCAAACCAAACGTTCAAGAGTTGGAGATACAGAGCTTTATTGAGTTGGTGATCAATGGCACACAAGATTCAACTTATTTGGCGAATTTTACGCAATGCTACATATTTTGAACCAAAGTGATCCCTTGTGGCTTCATCTTCCCACTGCAATTTACGCCACCACCTTTTCTCTCCATTTATGTGCTTCAGACTGTTCCTTGCACTATTGGAATCAAAAGGGAGCTTTATCAGCTTTGGACAATTTGCTACACAGATCTCCTTAAGACAAGGAAATTGTAAAATCTGTGAGCATATGCTCCTTAACTTTGGCAAAGAATCTAGATCAATAACTTCAAGACTTGAAAAAACATTTTCTGCATGTCCAAATTCTTCACCTATGACTTCTTCCAAGGAGGGACAATTGTATATTCTAAGGAGTTGAAGGCTTGGAGCACGAGTGAGCCAATTCAAGTTGAACATGCCACACCCTTCAAGGGATAACTCACGAAGGCCAACAAGGTAACAATGCTCAGTAAGCTTAGAACTTAAAGGAATGGACTCAATCATAGAACCCTGTGATGGAGACTCCTTTTTCCTGACATGGTCTAaacttgaagatgaagaaaTTGACATGGACAATACCTCTAGATGTTGCATTTTTGTCAAAAATGAGAATAATATAACTTGTGGTGTTGAATTGAAAGGAGAAATTATTCTCAGATGTCTAATGCATCTTTGCAATTTGGGAGATTCGAGTAATACCTGCATGGATGAAAAGCAAAAGAGAGCAATGCTTATGTCTTGAAGGTATTCCAAACATTCCAGTTCTTTCAACAAGACAGTTTCCTCAGGTTCCCCTAAATCAGGAAGAATAAACTGATCTTCCCATGGTAATTTGCTAAACACTTGCAATGACACCAAACTTGATATCAAACTCCTTGGGAAGACAAGCCTATTGCAAATATAATTCAGCAGCAGGCATCTCAATTTTTTCAAGTTCTGGAGCTCCCTTGGCAATTTTTCTATATCAGTACCTGATAGATCCAAATGCTGCAATTCAACTAACTCCCCAATACTGGAAGGTAATTCTCTTACTCTTTTATTGCCTGACAAGTCTAACACTCTAAGATGGTTTGCAGTCAGAAAGATCTCATCTGGGAAGTTGGTGATCTCGGTATTTCTAACGAGCATAGTCAAGAGACTTGAGCAATCTGGTTTTCCTGAGAGTTTCTGACAGCTGTTCCTCCACATTGATACTTTCTCTACTTCTTTCCACTTTGCCTGATTATATGTTTCAAGTGAACCGCTGCTTGCGCCATCTCTCACCAAAAATCTGGTGTTGGATCCATGATCACAGGCTAGCCACAAAGCCATGTCCCTGATCACATCATGCATCTTAATCCTATTTTCTCTCTCACTGTCCTCCAACAAACAAGCAAACTTCAAGCTTGCGATGATTTCTTCTCCTTGAATGCGCGCTTCATAGACATCATCACCAAATTCAGATAAAAGACCTTCCCCAATCCACAGTTGAATTAGTTCATCTTTTCTAATGTCATAGTCCTCAGGGAAGATGCAACAGTACAAGAAACAAGACTTGTGTGTGGCACTTGGTAAACTGTCATAGCTAAACTCAAGCAAACAATAGACATAGTCAACCATACCTGAAAATCTTGATGGATAAATCTTCAAGGTTCGTGCTGCTCGTTTCCATTCAGGGTGAGTCTTTCGAGCCATAGATCTTCCGACAGTGATGAGCGCTAGAGGAAGCCCCTGACACTCCTTGGCCAAAATTTGAGCCAGAGGAAATATTTCAGGATGAGAGTTGAGAGTTTCTTCACCCACTTTCTCTCTGAACAATTCAAATGCTTCCTCTTGTGCCAAACACTCTACTTTGATGCATCTGTTGGCTTCCATGTTCCTGCAAACCTCCATGGACCTTGTTGTGAATATCACTTTAGATCCGTTTTCCATATCAGGGATAGGAATCCCCAACTTCAGAAGATCCATACGCTCCCATAAATCATCTAGCATCAACACAAACTTCTTCCTCTTCAAAAAGTTGTATAAAACAATAGCTCTGTCATTAATAGTCTTACCACCCCATTTACCAACAGGAACATTTAATTTGTCACCAATGCTTTGTTGAACACTTCCTACATCTGCTTCTTTAGACACCACAACCCAAATGACTGCATCATAAAATTTTTGGGGAAGGAACTCATTGTTGAACTTTTTTAGCAGAGTTGTCTTTCCTACACCCCCCATACCAAACAAGCCAATAATTCCCATAttattatcatcaaaacatTTACCAAGTTCATCAAAGGTTGATTCTAGACCAATTGTGACCTCTAGAGGGATTTCATCTACCAAAGCATATGGCATTTCCTGAGCCACTACATCAAAGTGCCCTTTATCAATAAGTTTACGAATCTCACCTATTTTTTGAGTTACAATCCTTCCCATCCTGCAGCTTGTTGGAAAATTTGCCAAGCATCTGCTACGTGTTTCTTGAACATGAGCAACTCTCTGCTGAATAGCTTGGACTTCTCTTTGCATGGCTTCAACTTTACCCAACCAATCATTCACCTCATTCAGACGCCTCAAGTGTTGTGCCTCAGCCAGTTGAACCTTCACAGTGACATCAACCCAAAGGCCCTGAAGATCAGATGCCATGTCCCTCAAACAAGAAAGGTTCTCTTCATACTCACGGACGAAGGCACAACAGTCCCACAACCGAATTATGATGTCCAGAACTGGGCCTACGAAATCCAGCATGGATAGATTGAactcaagaaaaagaaaagtgacTAAGAACACAAAGAGAGTTGTTTGTGAAACCAAAACAAGTGGAACAAGTAGTTCAGGTTGCTCCTGTTTGGTCTTTATACTATGCAATCCGAACTAAAACTATGCTGCCAACAACAACCCTGTGGCATGTTACCAATAGAAGAACGCTATGTCATTGTAGTGTGCTCCATCGTTGTGGTCTAGGATTTCTTGGAATCCTGGTCATGTTTTTTCATAGGTTCAAAAAGGGGGCCAGAGCCTAACTTGACGATCTCTCCTAGAAGCTATGTTATACCCTGACGCCTGATTTTTGTCATGCTTGGTACGGTTCAACGGTACGTGAAGTTCATTAGCTCTTTAAGTTATAGTTCACATCAACCAAATTCTAGTGCTTGTTATTATCAATGAGTATAGCTTAAGAAGTAAAAAACTCTTGATAAAGCCACCTCACTCTCATCGTTTCTCCCACCTATAATGTCATGATACCAAGAGAATCATCGCACAGATTTGCTTCTAGTTTTTAAGTGTGAGGAGTGagaaataaaacatttatttgaattaattagaaattattcaaaaatatgattttaaattaataattaaatagcAATATAAATACCTTTACACCAGTACACTTTCTCTTCTATAATAAATTGTCACTCATGCAGATATCATCTTAAGATGAAATGCAGCTAACACAACACTCCTGCAAGCCTAGAGCATGCTGCAACTACATCTTCACTTCCATTCCATCTATTTGTTGTCTTTAAAACCCCTGTAGCATGAAGAGACATTGTATAATAAATACAGTGTAGCATGATTGACAGATAATTTTACCTTTAAATATCAGAGATTTGATTTTCAAGTTGTacagaaaaatatttgttaaaagatATCAACCTTTCTGAATAAATTCCAGTATTTTGAGACATTGGTCTTCAATTATCTGTTGGAAATACCTATGTTTACCCAAAGGAGACATTGTATAATGTACCAAAACTCTGTCTATTTAATGGTCAAGATTAAAGTGTCAGTGATTGGAGAATGTGGTATTATCAGCATTGGTGTTTGTTTGTGATATCTGCTTGTCCCAGCAACACTATAGTATCCTCAAGATTCACCTCCACTTCAACAGTTATGGAGATTAACATTTTGTGCATCcatagtaaaatataaaaaggagtttatatgtatataaattctaattttaacacataaatggataatatttttaaatattaaaactaacattttttaaataataaactaGAAACTTTTATGTACATACATTTTTGTTTTAACAcaataatttttgaaatatgaaaattaattttgtcttttaaCTTTCTTATTCATGGAGACATTTCTATACTACCTTTAAAGACCTCTCTTGGCCATTGTTGGTACCTCATCTAGTTCACACTTTTGATGgaaaataatagttaaaaacactttcaattccataccaaataaaaacaatttcactTAACATAATTATTCTAAGTTAAAGAGAGAGATTTTTCtaagaaaatattgaaattcaatatttttgactatatacttaaatatataaaaggttaaaaaatacaatgacaaaaatagtttttctaatttatattaatCTAATCTATTATTTAATAGCAAATTTATTCATTCTTCTTTCCCAAATCATGAAATATGGCAATTAGCATGCAAAGAGTAAGCTGCAAAATCACCAACTCAAATCCTAACACATTTGATTCACAATATTTCACACAACACTCACTCGCATCATACTCTTCTCCAATAAGCTTCCTTCCAATCTTTTCACAGTGAGATCACTTTCATCATCTTCCTCATGACCTTCAAACCCCTTCCCACTCTCCTTCTCTTTCTCCTCCTTGCGTCCTCAATTTCCCATTTTGTCCTCGCCGGAAAGCGCAAGGTCCACATCACCGATGACTTGGACGACGTGTTCGACAACGAGGAGGACGATGCGT comes from the Phaseolus vulgaris cultivar G19833 chromosome 8, P. vulgaris v2.0, whole genome shotgun sequence genome and includes:
- the LOC137823749 gene encoding probable disease resistance protein At5g63020; its protein translation is MLDFVGPVLDIIIRLWDCCAFVREYEENLSCLRDMASDLQGLWVDVTVKVQLAEAQHLRRLNEVNDWLGKVEAMQREVQAIQQRVAHVQETRSRCLANFPTSCRMGRIVTQKIGEIRKLIDKGHFDVVAQEMPYALVDEIPLEVTIGLESTFDELGKCFDDNNMGIIGLFGMGGVGKTTLLKKFNNEFLPQKFYDAVIWVVVSKEADVGSVQQSIGDKLNVPVGKWGGKTINDRAIVLYNFLKRKKFVLMLDDLWERMDLLKLGIPIPDMENGSKVIFTTRSMEVCRNMEANRCIKVECLAQEEAFELFREKVGEETLNSHPEIFPLAQILAKECQGLPLALITVGRSMARKTHPEWKRAARTLKIYPSRFSGMVDYVYCLLEFSYDSLPSATHKSCFLYCCIFPEDYDIRKDELIQLWIGEGLLSEFGDDVYEARIQGEEIIASLKFACLLEDSERENRIKMHDVIRDMALWLACDHGSNTRFLVRDGASSGSLETYNQAKWKEVEKVSMWRNSCQKLSGKPDCSSLLTMLVRNTEITNFPDEIFLTANHLRVLDLSGNKRVRELPSSIGELVELQHLDLSGTDIEKLPRELQNLKKLRCLLLNYICNRLVFPRSLISSLVSLQVFSKLPWEDQFILPDLGEPEETVLLKELECLEYLQDISIALFCFSSMQVLLESPKLQRCIRHLRIISPFNSTPQVILFSFLTKMQHLEVLSMSISSSSSLDHVRKKESPSQGSMIESIPLSSKLTEHCYLVGLRELSLEGCGMFNLNWLTRAPSLQLLRIYNCPSLEEVIGEEFGHAENVFSSLEVIDLDSLPKLRSICSQILQFPCLKEICVANCPKLIKLPFDSNSARNSLKHINGEKRWWRKLQWEDEATRDHFGSKYVALRKIRQIS